In Deltaproteobacteria bacterium, the sequence TGAGAACGTAGGAAACATCGACGCCCATGTCGCCGGCGAGTTTGGCGATCTTACGATAGTGATCCAGCTCTTCGGCCGCCGTGCGTGCCACGATCAACTGATCGAGCTTGGTCGGTGCGTTGGGCAGCATGTCTCTGATATAAAGATTGGGGCCGCCGATCTCGCAGTCCGCTTGGATCGCGAGCACGCGGCGCAGCAAGTCCTGATACTCGGGGCCTTGCTTCTCGAAATCTTTTAACTCGATCTTGTCAGTGAACATCCGGCCCTCCTGAATTTAAGGTTAACGTTTGCGGGTAACTTATTGAAAATCAGTAACAAAAGAGCAAGGAGAAATCAACCGAAGAGGCGCCCGGGGTGCGCCTTTACAGAGCTCGTATTGTCCTCTACAGTCCGCACAAAAGCCTCAGGAGCGGACTGCGCTTTATGGGTGAAAACCTTACCCTACTGACCGACCTTTATCAGCTCACCATGGCGCAGGCTTATTTTCAGAGCCGGCGCGCGGGCGCGGCGACGTTTAGTTTGTTTGTGCGCACCTATCCGCAAAACCGCAGCTATTTCGTCAGCGCTGGTTTGCAGGATGTTTTGACTTATCTTTCCGAGCTGCACTTCGATGACACCGACATCGACTACTTGCGATCCAAGCGGTTGTTCGCGGATGACTTCCTTGAGTTTCTTCAAACGGTGCGCTTCACCGGCGAAGTCTGGGCGATTCCCGAAGGGCGGCTTTTTTTTCGAGATGAGCCGGTGCTAGAAATCACCGCGCCGATCATCGAAGCGCAGCTGGTCGAAACTTTCATTATCAACCAGGTCCAGCTGCAATCGCTCATCGCTACCAAGGCGGCGCGTTGTGTTCATGCGGCGCAGGGCCGGAGCGTCGTCGATTTTTCGCTGCGCCGCACGCACGGTAGCGACGCCGGGTTAAAAGTCGCGCGCGCGAGCTATCTCGCCGGTTTCAACGGCACCAGTAATGTTCTCGCTGGCCAGCGCTACGACTTGCCGATCGTCGGCACCATGGCGCATTCGTTCATTTCCAGTCATGAGCAGGAGATCGACGCGTTTCGTAGCTATGTGAAAAGTTTTCCGCACAACTCGATTCTCTTGATCGACACTTACGATACCCTTGCTGGCGCCCGTAAAGCAGTCACCGTGGCAAAAGAAATGGCGGCCCGCGGCGAAAAACTATTAGGCGTGCGCATCGATAGCGGCGATTTACTGCCGCTGGCGCGCGAGGTGCGCGGTATTCTCGACGAAGCTGGTCTTATGGACGTGAAGATCACCGGCAGTGGCGGTCTAGACGAATACGATCTTAGCGATTTTTCCCGAGCCGGGGCCGCCTTCGATAGTTATGGCGTCGGCACCAAGATGGGTACGTCGGCGGATGCGCCCTGGTGCGATATGGCGTACAAGCTGGTCGAGTACGGGAATCGGAGCGTCGTGAAGATGAGTCCCGGCAAAAGATCTTGGCCTGGTAAGAAACAGGTTTTTCGTTGCTTGGATAAAGAAGGCAAACTTCTCGGCGACGTCATTGGCATGCGCGACGATGTCTTTGCCGATGCCGAGCCGTTGTTGAAGAACGTTATGGCACGGGGAGAAATCACGGCGCCATTGCCATCGCTCGGAGCCACCCGCGAGCTTTTTCTGCAAGAATTCGCCTGTCTGCCGCAGCCTATCAGAGCGATTCGTAAGCCGGAAACTTACCCGGTGGAGTTTTCCCCGCGGCTGCAGGCGCTGCGGGCGGAAGTTGAACGGGATGTATTGGGCAAGCGGTGAAACCGCTCAATCGGCTTGAACGGCTGGAACAGGCTCAGAATTTAACTACCGCCGCGCCCCAAGCAAAGCCGGCGCCGAAAGCGTTGAGCAAGACGATATCGCCGGGCTTGATGCGCCCCTGTTTGCGCGCTTCGTCGAGGGCGACGGGAATCGATGCTGCCGATGTGTTGCCGTATTTGTCCAAGTTAACCATGACCTTTTCCATGGGCACGCCCAGACGCTCGGCCAAAGCGACGATGATTCTGCGATTGGCTTGGTGGGGCACTACCAGCGCGACCTGATCAACTGTGACACCTGCTTCGTCGAGGGCTTGGCGGCTGATGTCCTCCATGGAGCGGACGGCTAGTTTGAAGACCTCTTTGCCGTTCATGGCGATGGTGTGCTCGTTTTTGCGCACGGTATGCTCGGTCGCGGGATTAAGCGATCCGCCTGCCCGCACATATAGAGTCTTGGCATAAGAGCCGTCGGTGCGCAGTTTGGTGCTAAGAATGCCTTTGCCATTTTCTTCCGCTCTCAGGACGACGGCACCGGCGGCGTCGCCGAAGAGGATGCAAGTGCCGCGGTCTTGCCAAT encodes:
- a CDS encoding nicotinate phosphoribosyltransferase codes for the protein MGENLTLLTDLYQLTMAQAYFQSRRAGAATFSLFVRTYPQNRSYFVSAGLQDVLTYLSELHFDDTDIDYLRSKRLFADDFLEFLQTVRFTGEVWAIPEGRLFFRDEPVLEITAPIIEAQLVETFIINQVQLQSLIATKAARCVHAAQGRSVVDFSLRRTHGSDAGLKVARASYLAGFNGTSNVLAGQRYDLPIVGTMAHSFISSHEQEIDAFRSYVKSFPHNSILLIDTYDTLAGARKAVTVAKEMAARGEKLLGVRIDSGDLLPLAREVRGILDEAGLMDVKITGSGGLDEYDLSDFSRAGAAFDSYGVGTKMGTSADAPWCDMAYKLVEYGNRSVVKMSPGKRSWPGKKQVFRCLDKEGKLLGDVIGMRDDVFADAEPLLKNVMARGEITAPLPSLGATRELFLQEFACLPQPIRAIRKPETYPVEFSPRLQALRAEVERDVLGKR
- a CDS encoding ketoacyl-ACP synthase III; its protein translation is MSGVKRRSVILGTGSEIPSKIVTNHDLEKIVETSDEWITTRTGIKERRILEEGKGNADMALRAAERALADAGMEAKDLDAIIMGTVSPDYPFPSSACLLEDKLGARGVFSFDVSAACSGFINALSVADVYIQTGQVNTALVVGSDTLSRVLNWQDRGTCILFGDAAGAVVLRAEENGKGILSTKLRTDGSYAKTLYVRAGGSLNPATEHTVRKNEHTIAMNGKEVFKLAVRSMEDISRQALDEAGVTVDQVALVVPHQANRRIIVALAERLGVPMEKVMVNLDKYGNTSAASIPVALDEARKQGRIKPGDIVLLNAFGAGFAWGAAVVKF